In one Oncorhynchus masou masou isolate Uvic2021 chromosome 23, UVic_Omas_1.1, whole genome shotgun sequence genomic region, the following are encoded:
- the LOC135510693 gene encoding transcription factor p65-like, translating to MDGIYGWEQPSLNQGNPFIEIIEQPKQRGMRFRYKCEGRSAGSTPGEKSNDTTKTHPAIKVHNYNGPLRVRVSLVTKNPPHKPHPHELVGKDCKHGYYEADLQERRVHSFQNLGIQCVKKKDVAEAVSCRLQTQNNPFNIPEANMWEEFDLNAVRLCFQASITLPTGELCPLEPVVSQPIYDNRAPNTAELKICRVNRNSGSCIGGDEIFLLCDKVQKEDIEVRFFQGSWEGKGTFSQADVHRQVAIVFCTPPYCDTNLTEPIRVKMQLRRPSDREVSEPMDFQFLPSDPDEYRLMEKRKRTEGMLQNLKLGSLMSGTMPAETRPFNIARRTVTAKPAASQPVMNPVAPPSAFSVKPQPYYNGPQPGKLFQTQPKAEASSTAAETWKFLNSLTLDSQPKATPVASFTTNPPASAATAASSQAFPTVNLLDFNGFAFHNFACPQEPVSAAPTPEPTSTFGVQGSQFKVDEELPEFPSFSEAQVPGTLDSINIEEFQAMLGQSCLAGEGPKSSEASAPQAPCHSPSTNTVANNAAQNQADPANHHTGCGGSTWMNYPNSIVSLLQNEGMMDSSPGNASQPAALDDLDVLSSMDEDRLMSILNSGNQYSFVPGHQT from the exons ATGGATG GAATTTATGGATGGGAACAGCCCTCTTTGAACCAAG gtaATCCCTTCATTGAGATCATTGAACAGCCCAAGCAGAGGGGCATGAGGTTCAGGTACAAGTGTGAGGGGCGCTCTGCGGGAAGCACCCCGGGAGAGAAGAGCAATGACACCACCAAGACACACCCCGCCATTAAG GTGCACAACTACAATGGCCCCCTGCGTGTCCGCGTCTCcttggtgaccaagaacccaccTCACAAGCCCCACCCCCACGAACTGGTGGGGAAAGACTGCAAACATGGTTACTATGAGGCAGACCTGCAGGAGAGACGAGTACACAG TTTTCAGAACCTGGGCATTCAGTGTGTGAAGAAAAAGGATGTGGCTGAGGCAGTTTCCTGTAGGCTGCAGACCCAAAACAACCCCTTCAACA TTCCTGAGGCGAACATGTGGGAGGAGTTTGACCTAAATGCAGTGAGGCTGTGTTTCCAGGCCTCGATCACTCTGCCTACCGGGGAACTCTGCCCTCTGGAGCCCGTGGTGTCCCAGCCCATCTATGACAACA GAGCACCCAACACAGCAGAACTGAAGATCTGTCGAGTGAACAGAAACTCTGGAAGCTGCATAGGGGGGGATGAGATCTTCTTACTTTGTGACAAAGTGCAAAAAG AGGACATCGAGGTGCGGTTCTTCCAGGGCTCGTGGGAGGGGAAGGGCACCTTCTCCCAGGCGGACGTACACAGGCAGGTGGCCATTGTGTTCTGCACCCCGCCCTACTGCGACACCAACCTGACCGAGCCAATCCGAGTGAAGATGCAGCTCCGCAGGCCCTCGGATCGTGAGGTCAGCGAGCCAATGGACTTCCAGTTCCTGCCCTCCGACCCAG ATGAATATAGACTGATGGAGAAGAGAAAACGGACAGAGGGAATGTTACAGAATCTGAAGCTGGGGTCCCTGATGTCGG GGACCATGCCAGCAGAGACGAGGCCATTCAACATTGCCAGGAGAACAGTCACCGCCAAGCCAGCAGCTAGCCAGCCTG TGATGAACCCAGTGGCGCCCCCTAGTGCCTTCTCTGTGAAgccccagccctactacaacgGCCCCCAGCCAGGCAAGTTGTTTCAAACCCAGCCCAAAGCAGAAGCCTCCTCCACCGCAGCCGAGACCTGGAAGTTCCTCAACAGCCTGACTCTGGACTCCCAGCCCAAAGCCACCCCTGTGGCCAGCTTCACCACCAACCCCCCGGCCTCTGCAGCCACAGCCGCctcctcccaggcctttcccACCGTAAACCTGTTGGACTTCAACGGATTCGCTTTCCACAACTTTGCTTGTCCCCAGGAGCCGGTGAGTGCAGCCCCTACACCAGAGCCCACCTCTACCTTTGGGGTCCAAGGCTCCCAGTTCAAGGTGGATGAGGAGCTACCCGAATTCCCCAGCTTTTCTGAGGCACAAGTGCCAGGGACTCTAGATAGTATAAACATTGAAGAATTCCAGGCTATGCTGGGCCAGAGTTGTCTGGCTGGAGAAGGGCCAAAGAGCAGTGAGGCGTCAGCCCCTCAGGCACCCTGCCACTCACCCTCCACCAACACTGTGGCCAACAACGCGGCCCAGAACCAAGCAGACCCAGCCAACCACCACACCGGCTGTGGCGGCAGCACCTGGATGAACTACCCCAACAGCATTGTCAGCCTGCTCCAGAACGAGGGCATGATGGACAGTTCCCCCGGCAACGCCAGCCAGCCGGCCGCCCTTGACGACCTGGACGTCTTAAGCTCCATGGACGAAGACCGTCTCATGTCCATCCTGAACAGTGGCAACCAATACAGTTTTGTGCCTGGACATCAGACCTAA